In a genomic window of Zingiber officinale cultivar Zhangliang chromosome 9B, Zo_v1.1, whole genome shotgun sequence:
- the LOC122023823 gene encoding ABC transporter B family member 2-like, which translates to MENVHREEEDEEGKASGGGGGGNNNIKETKNVPFLKLFSFADNWDYALMAFGSLGACVHGASVPVFFIFFGKLINIIGLAVLFPTSVSHRVAMYSLDFVYLGIAILFSSWAEVACWMHTGERQAAKMRLAYLRSMLEQDIALFDTEASTGEVIAAITSDIIVVQDAISEKVGNFMHYISRFIAGFAIGFASVWQISLVTLSIVPLIAIAGGIYAYIATGLIARVRKSYVKAGEIAEEVIGNVRTVQAFVGEEKAVKLYRSALINTYKYGRKGGLAKGLGLGSMHCVLLLSWALLVWFTSIVVHKNITNGGESFTTMLNVVIAGLSLGLAAPNISTFLRARTAAYSIFEMIERNTVNKVSAKTGRKLHSVNGHIKFANVQFSYPSRPDVLIFSGFNLDIPSGKIVALVGGSGSGKSTVISLIERFYEPLSGEILLDGHNIKDLDLRWLRQQIGLVNQEPALFATSIRENILYGKDDASLDEITHAAKLSEAINFINQLPERYDTQVGERGIQLSGGQKQRIAISRAILKNPSILLLDEATSALDAESEKSVQEALDRVMIGRTTIVVAHRLSTIRNADIIAVVQGGKIVETGTHEQLIVEPSSVYASLIKLQESASQHRPLLADGATMGRPLSIKYSRELSGGHTSFGTSFRSDKESVTRYGPEGNDLTKTKAVSMKKMYSMVSPDWMFGLFGTIGAFVAGAQMPLFALGVTQALVSYYMGWEVTQREIKKIALLFCGGSVVTVIFHVIEHLNFGIMGERLTLRVRERMFGAILRNEIGWFDDVSNTSAMLSSRLETDATLLRTIVVDRSTILLQNVGMLVTSLIIAFILNWRVTLVVLATYPLMVSGHISEKLFMRGYGGNLNKSYLKANMLAAEAVSNIRTVAAFCSEQKVIDLYLNELKEPSKRSFRRGQAAGIFFGVSQFFLFASYGLALWYGSVLMGKGLASFKSVMKSFMVLIVTALAMGETLALAPDIIRGNQMVASVFELLDRKTEVPSDVGEDVGKVEGAIEMKGVQFCYPSRPDVVIFRGFDLRVKAGKSMALVGMSGSGKSTVLALILRFYEATAGKILIDGKDIKKLKLKELRKHIGLVQQEPVLFATTIRENILYGKDGATEAEIVEASKLANAHAFISALPDGYSTKVGERGIQLSGGQRQRIAIARAIIKNPAILLLDEATSALDVESERVVQHALDRVMKSRTTIMVAHRLSTIRNADVISVLEDGKIIEQGSHSSLVEKKDGAYFKLISLQQQKQ; encoded by the exons ATGGAGAACGTCCACAGGGAAGAAGAGGACGAAGAAGGCAAAgccagcggcggcggcggcggcggcaacaACAACATTAAGGAGACCAAGAATGTGCCGTTCCTGAAGCTCTTCTCCTTCGCTGACAACTGGGACTACGCGCTGATGGCCTTCGGCTCCCTCGGCGCCTGCGTCCACGGCGCCTCCGTCCccgtcttcttcatcttcttcggcaAACTCATCAACATCATCGGCCTCGCCGTCCTCTTCCCCACCTCCGTCTCCCATCGCGTCGCCATG TACTCGTTGGACTTCGTGTATCTGGGCATTGCGATCTTGTTCTCTTCATGGGcag AGGTGGCGTGTTGGATGCACACCGGCGAGAGACAGGCGGCGAAGATGAGGCTGGCTTATCTCCGGTCCATGCTGGAGCAGGACATTGCTCTGTTCGACACGGAGGCGTCCACCGGCGAAGTCATCGCCGCCATCACCAGCGACATCATCGTCGTGCAGGATGCCATCTCCGAGAAG GTTGGGAACTTCATGCACTATATCAGCAGATTCATCGCCGGTTTCGCAATTGGTTTTGCCAGCGTCTGGCAGATCAGTCTCGTCACACTGTCCATAGTGCCACTGATAGCCATTGCCGGTGGAATCTACGCATACATTGCCACCGGTCTCATTGCTCGAGTCAGAAAATCGTATGTCAAGGCTGGAGAAATAGCTGAGGAG GTGATTGGTAATGTACGAACAGTGCAGGCGTTTGTAGGGGAGGAGAAGGCTGTTAAGTTGTATAGAAGTGCGTTGATCAATACTTACAAGTACGGGAGGAAGGGTGGGTTGGCTAAGGGACTTGGCCTTGGTTCCATGCACTGCGTTCTCTTGCTCTCCTGGGCTTTGCTAGTGTGGTTCACTAGTATTGTCGTCCATAAGAACATAACAAATGGAGGAGAATCCTTCACCACCATGCTCAATGTTGTTATTGCCGGACT ATCTTTAGGCCTGGCAGCACCCAATATTTCCACATTTTTGAGAGCTAGGACTGCAGCATACTCCATTTTTGAGATGATCGAGAGAAACACAGTCAACAAAGTGAGTGCCAAGACAGGGCGCAAGCTTCACAGCGTGAACGGGCACATCAAGTTTGCgaatgttcagttcagttatccATCACGTCCTGATGTTCTCATCTTTAGTGGATTTAATCTAGACATACCATCCGGGAAGATTGTTGCACTAGTCGGTGGGAGTGGTTCAGGAAAGAGCACAGTCATTTCATTGATCGAGCGGTTCTATGAGCCCCTCTCTGGGGAGATCTTGTTGGATGGGCATAACATCAAGGACTTAGATCTCAGGTGGCTCAGGCAGCAAATTGGATTGGTTAATCAGGAGCCTGCCCTTTTCGCAACAAGCATCCGAGAGAACATACTGTATGGAAAGGATGATGCTTCTCTCGACGAGATAACACATGCTGCAAAGCTCTCAGAGGCCATTAATTTCATCAACCAACTACCTGAACGATATGATACACAG GTCGGTGAGCGAGGGATCCAGTTGTCAGGTGGGCAGAAGCAGAGAATTGCAATATCGAGAGCTATTCTGAAGAACCCATCTATCCTTCTCCTCGACGAGGCCACAAGTGCACTCGATGCAGAATCTGAGAAGAGTGTGCAGGAGGCTCTTGACAGGGTCATGATAGGCCGAACTACCATAGTTGTGGCTCATAGGCTTTCCACGATCAGGAATGCAGACATCATTGCCGTCGTGCAGGGTGGAAAGATCGTGGAGACTGGGACTCATGAGCAGCTCATAGTTGAACCCAGCAGTGTCTATGCATCACTTATCAAGCTCCAAGAGTCAGCTTCTCAGCATCGACCATTGTTAGCCGACGGCGCGACTATGGGACGTCCTCTAAG tataaaatattctagagagcTATCTGGGGGACACACAAGCTTTGGAACTAGCTTCAGATCTGATAAAGAATCTGTTACCCGTTACGGCCCGGAAGGAAATGATCTAACAAAAACAAAGGCTGTGTCTATGAAAAAAATGTATTCCATGGTTAGTCCTGATTGGATGTTTGGATTGTTTGGCACTATAGGCGCTTTTGTTGCTGGTGCCCAAATGCCGTTGTTTGCACTTGGAGTTACTCAAGCTCTGGTTTCCTACTACATGGGCTGGGAGGTCACACAGAGAGAGATTAAGAAGATTGCACTGTTGTTTTGTGGTGGATCTGTTGTCACTGTCATTTTTCATGTTATTGAGCACCTCAACTTTGGCATCATGGGTGAAAGGCTAACTCTTCGAGTGAGAGAGCGAATGTTTGGAG CAATACTAAGAAATGAGATTGGTTGGTTTGATGATGTGAGCAATACCAGTGCTATGTTGTCATCTCGGCTCGAGACAGATGCTACTCTGCTGCGAACCATAGTTGTGGATCGTTCAACAATCCTCTTGCAGAATGTTGGAATGTTAGTGACCTCACTGATCATCGCCTTCATATTGAATTGGCGTGTGACTCTAGTGGTTTTAGCCACTTATCCTTTGATGGTCAGTGGGCACATCAGTGAG AAGTTATTCATGAGGGGATATGGAGGAAATTTAAACAAGAGTTACCTCAAAGCAAACATGCTTGCCGCTGAGGCTGTGAGCAATATTCGCACGGTGGCTGCCTTCTGCTCGGAACAAAAAGTTATTGACCTCTATTTGAATGAGTTAAAGGAGCCATCCAAAAGATCTTTCCGACGTGGGCAAGCTGCCGGCATCTTCTTCGGCGTTTCACAGTTCTTCCTGTTCGCCTCTTATGGGCTTGCTCTGTG GTATGGGTCAGTCCTGATGGGCAAAGGGCTTGCCAGCTTCAAGTCGGTGATGAAATCATTCATGGTGCTCATAGTGACTGCATTAGCCATGGGAGAGACTTTGGCTCTGGCCCCAGACATCATCAGGGGGAATCAAATGGTAGCTTCTGTTTTTGAGTTGCTGGACAGAAAGACCGAGGTGCCATCAGACGTCGGAGAGGATGTGGGAAAGGTCGAAGGAGCCATCGAAATGAAGGGAGTCCAATTCTGTTATCCTTCAAGGCCAGATGTCGTAATCTTCCGGGGGTTCGATCTGAGAGTCAAGGCTGGCAAAAGCATGGCACTGGTCGGGATGAGTGGATCAGGCAAGAGCACGGTGCTGGCTCTGATACTGCGATTCTACGAAGCAACCGCAGGAAAAATTTTGATCGATG GCAAAGATATAAAGAAACTCAAGCTGAAAGAGCTCAGGAAGCACATCGGACTAGTTCAACAAGAACCAGTACTCTTCGCGACGACGATCCGCGAGAACATCCTCTACGGTAAGGACGGCGCCACTGAAGCAGAGATTGTTGAGGCCTCGAAACTCGCGAATGCCCACGCCTTCATCAGTGCCCTCCCAGATGGCTACTCGACCAAGGTCGGTGAGCGAGGAATCCAACTGTCCGGTGGCCAGAGGCAGCGCATTGCGATCGCCCGAGCCATCATAAAGAATCCTGCCATCTTGCTGCTCGACGAGGCTACGAGCGCGCTCGACGTTGAGTCAGAGCGCGTGGTCCAGCACGCGCTGGACAGAGTAATGAAGAGCCGCACCACGATCATGGTGGCGCACCGGCTTTCCACCATCCGCAACGCGGATGTGATCTCGGTGCTGGAAGATGGCAAGATCATTGAGCAAGGGAGCCATTCCTCTCTGGTCGAGAAGAAGGATGGGGCATACTTCAAGCTGATTAGCTTGCAGCAGCAGAAGCAGTAG